Proteins encoded together in one Pontiella desulfatans window:
- a CDS encoding Ig-like domain-containing protein, with protein sequence MKKRLIGVVLLAFITGSLNAAGPANLSVGWGRAMTPGDPVEDLPAAWGAYLVETSNVPGFAQDITVTGYDITFTLSIEAANASLINGDGTTGLINSRVTGEDICILGGSSDIRTDARDPGESDDEGLRLILSASGSGVTNLTDLSLDFLRVRRFSTENGPNGQITFYDGTNRTGNSFIGTNTHDEFLGDFVYTDHPVLTNEYTLTELTPLSTNNIGGIGDGSWVMELYATDALTNSTFSLGDIKVNFSLAHYENTAPEADDLDLETPIDTALDITLRAYDFEQGPLTYVILDQPTSGIVTGTTPNVTYVPDTGFTGNDSFTFTASDGGLSSTGTVSITVTPEYHYMAFGEDYYSEGGIPWNFETAATNSTSHTTNGITFTVTLVSANESGSYKVYNRNTGNDISITEGNRSDRIDPRSAGPADDEGLRMTVSVAGEGVSNLTEIALDEIVLRRFSTGTEIVHYYDGPNGTGTPYPTTHAAAAVSGNELFSAGGLTPLSLANAGGAGNGSWLLEMWCRTDGQDFNLGDVKLRYALKSTSGTTFADWAAGWGVNIGTQTNDYEPDGMDNLMEYALGGNPTNEDAATVLPAYGILDDGSNWFYHIHTERTDDSTLSFTVDMKTDLVADSGWTTNGLIFTGESPVVDHFKSVTNRTDIDSAEFIRMKVEQN encoded by the coding sequence GTGAAAAAACGGCTGATCGGTGTAGTTTTACTGGCATTCATTACGGGAAGTCTAAACGCAGCCGGCCCGGCGAACCTATCGGTCGGCTGGGGGCGCGCAATGACCCCCGGCGATCCGGTTGAGGATCTGCCGGCCGCCTGGGGGGCCTACCTCGTCGAAACCTCTAACGTACCCGGCTTTGCCCAGGATATCACAGTAACCGGCTACGACATCACCTTTACACTCTCCATCGAAGCCGCCAATGCGTCCCTGATTAACGGCGACGGCACAACCGGACTGATTAACTCCCGTGTAACCGGAGAGGATATCTGCATTCTCGGCGGAAGCTCGGACATCCGGACGGATGCCCGGGATCCGGGCGAAAGCGATGACGAAGGTCTTCGACTGATCCTTTCCGCGAGTGGATCCGGCGTCACCAACCTGACCGACCTTTCCCTGGATTTTCTTCGGGTCAGACGCTTTTCAACAGAAAACGGACCAAATGGCCAAATCACCTTTTATGACGGAACAAACCGGACCGGAAACAGCTTTATCGGCACCAACACACATGATGAATTCCTTGGTGATTTTGTGTATACCGACCACCCCGTATTGACCAATGAATATACGCTGACCGAGCTGACACCGCTTTCCACCAACAATATCGGCGGAATCGGTGATGGATCCTGGGTTATGGAACTGTATGCAACAGATGCGTTAACCAACAGTACGTTCTCGTTGGGGGATATCAAAGTAAACTTTTCTCTGGCTCACTATGAGAATACGGCACCGGAAGCCGATGACCTGGATTTGGAAACCCCAATCGACACGGCACTCGATATCACACTCCGTGCATATGATTTTGAACAGGGTCCGTTGACCTACGTCATCCTGGATCAACCGACATCCGGCATCGTTACCGGAACAACGCCAAACGTAACCTATGTTCCCGATACCGGATTCACGGGTAATGACAGCTTCACCTTTACGGCTTCTGACGGCGGGCTGTCCAGCACTGGTACGGTATCCATTACCGTCACACCGGAGTACCATTATATGGCATTCGGAGAGGATTACTATTCAGAAGGCGGTATTCCATGGAACTTTGAAACGGCGGCCACCAATTCAACATCCCACACCACAAACGGGATTACGTTTACCGTCACCTTAGTGAGTGCGAATGAATCCGGGTCATACAAGGTCTATAACCGCAATACCGGTAACGACATCAGTATCACGGAAGGAAACCGTTCCGACCGCATTGATCCGCGCTCCGCGGGACCGGCCGATGACGAAGGCTTGCGGATGACCGTTTCCGTCGCGGGTGAAGGCGTCTCAAACCTGACCGAGATCGCATTGGATGAAATTGTTCTACGCCGTTTTTCCACCGGCACCGAAATCGTCCATTATTATGATGGACCGAACGGAACGGGTACCCCCTATCCCACCACCCATGCTGCCGCCGCGGTTTCCGGGAACGAACTGTTTTCCGCCGGAGGCCTTACTCCACTGAGCCTTGCGAATGCAGGCGGAGCTGGCAATGGCAGTTGGCTGTTGGAAATGTGGTGCCGCACCGACGGTCAGGACTTCAACCTCGGGGATGTCAAGCTGCGCTATGCATTGAAAAGTACATCCGGAACCACGTTTGCGGACTGGGCCGCCGGATGGGGCGTCAATATCGGCACTCAAACAAATGACTATGAGCCGGATGGCATGGATAACCTGATGGAATATGCCCTCGGCGGCAACCCCACCAATGAGGATGCGGCAACGGTTCTACCGGCGTACGGGATCCTTGATGACGGATCGAACTGGTTCTATCATATTCATACTGAACGCACGGATGACAGTACGTTGAGCTTTACCGTTGATATGAAAACTGATCTGGTTGCTGACTCAGGCTGGACCACCAATGGCCTTATCTTCACAGGGGAATCTCCAGTAGTGGACCACTTTAAGTCTGTCACCAACCGCACCGATATCGATTCGGCCGAATTCATTCGCATGAAAGTCGAACAGAACTGA
- a CDS encoding RNA polymerase sigma factor has protein sequence MDTYNTRQTLIMRVKNQHDDPSWEEFANIYRGYIYAVIRNMGIAESDREELVQQTLIKLWKKLPDIDVEHSGKFRSWLSTLTKNCVIDFIRKRKREINLREKAADQEDQQQVNTVLPDIDRISEAAWKQHLAALALDNIEPHFSGKAVNVFRLSLQGLDVPAIAEKLEIKEESVYRLKTRVKARLIEEIQRLRSELE, from the coding sequence ATGGATACATACAATACAAGACAAACCCTGATTATGCGGGTCAAAAACCAGCATGACGACCCGTCGTGGGAGGAGTTTGCCAATATTTACCGTGGCTATATCTACGCCGTTATCCGGAACATGGGCATCGCCGAATCCGATCGCGAAGAGCTCGTGCAGCAAACCCTGATCAAACTCTGGAAAAAACTGCCCGATATCGATGTGGAACACTCCGGAAAATTCCGCAGCTGGCTCAGCACCCTGACCAAAAACTGTGTCATTGATTTTATCCGTAAACGGAAGCGCGAAATCAACCTCCGGGAAAAAGCCGCCGACCAGGAAGACCAGCAACAGGTGAACACCGTTCTTCCCGACATTGACCGGATTTCGGAAGCGGCCTGGAAGCAGCATCTGGCCGCCCTCGCTCTCGACAATATTGAGCCCCACTTTTCCGGCAAGGCAGTCAATGTATTCCGGCTCAGCCTGCAGGGGTTGGATGTTCCGGCAATCGCCGAAAAACTTGAAATTAAAGAGGAATCGGTCTACCGACTCAAAACCCGCGTTAAAGCCCGCCTCATCGAAGAAATCCAACGCCTGCGCTCCGAGCTGGAATAG
- a CDS encoding IS110 family RNA-guided transposase has protein sequence MNMEKVYCGVDVSKKHLDAFNGKTARRFDNTCEGATALMNWAGNAHYVFESTGGYERMAAWMVMAADGTASIVNPSRVRHFALGMGQIAKTDPIDARMICDFASHTEPKPSKKPSSAQRRLTALVDRRVHLSDMHPAEKNRLGTADEPEMIRLIKQHLKWLEKQLEKIEAKITDTLAEDATMTKKAKCIQSIKGLGIVNAVTLLAHLPEIGTLSRREIASLAGLAPFNRDSGGKSGRRHVCGGRRRLRSCLYMAAMNARTYNPVLREFYQRLVNENHRPKMVALTAVMRKLLIAANSAVKNAEI, from the coding sequence ATGAACATGGAAAAAGTATACTGCGGCGTCGATGTTTCCAAGAAGCATCTGGACGCCTTCAATGGAAAAACAGCGCGGCGCTTCGACAACACCTGCGAGGGTGCCACGGCGCTTATGAACTGGGCGGGCAACGCCCACTATGTCTTCGAGTCCACGGGAGGCTACGAACGCATGGCCGCCTGGATGGTGATGGCCGCCGACGGCACCGCGAGCATCGTGAACCCGTCGCGTGTCCGGCACTTCGCGCTGGGCATGGGGCAGATCGCCAAGACCGACCCGATCGACGCGCGGATGATTTGCGACTTTGCGTCGCACACCGAGCCCAAGCCGTCCAAGAAGCCTTCCTCTGCGCAGCGTAGGCTCACCGCTCTCGTTGACCGAAGGGTGCACCTGAGCGACATGCATCCGGCCGAGAAGAACCGCTTGGGAACCGCCGACGAGCCGGAGATGATCAGACTGATCAAACAGCACCTCAAATGGCTTGAAAAGCAGCTCGAGAAAATCGAAGCGAAAATCACTGACACCCTTGCCGAAGACGCAACCATGACGAAGAAGGCCAAGTGCATCCAGTCCATCAAAGGTCTGGGCATCGTCAATGCGGTGACACTGCTCGCCCATCTCCCCGAGATCGGCACGCTTTCGCGCAGGGAGATCGCGTCGCTGGCGGGACTCGCTCCCTTCAACCGGGACAGCGGGGGCAAGTCCGGCAGACGGCATGTCTGCGGAGGAAGGCGCAGGCTGCGCTCCTGTCTGTACATGGCTGCCATGAACGCCAGGACATACAACCCCGTTCTGCGCGAGTTCTACCAGCGTCTGGTAAATGAAAACCACCGCCCCAAAATGGTCGCGCTTACGGCGGTCATGAGAAAGTTGCTCATCGCCGCCAACTCCGCCGTTAAAAATGCTGAAATTTAG
- a CDS encoding serine/threonine-protein kinase, whose product MKYDEIKPDVLADLYDADEESLSAAEREQLTPILNSLKDFGERYEIPEQIGKGAEKEIFRVYDRRLGRRVALAYPVKCGSNEDQEQFLREARLTANLAHPNILPIHNMGINPEGKPFFTMELLPGDSLKDIVNGLKKRGPDYVAKYPLDVLLNIYLKICDAMAYAHSRGVLHLDLKPSNIRVGPFGDVFVCDWGLARIVYSEDSGELEPGELDGDELNDFTLSGTLKGTPGFMAPEQADGSSSKTVQTDVYALGAILYMLLVYEIPVPGESAHEVIEQTLHGGVIPPRRRTGHTGCSVSLEAVAMRALSLKPAERYKTVKELQVDISYYMSGFPTQAEQAGMMRRIVLLTQRHALLALLSVLSLIILVGMAAAAIIRVDIERNVAVKARGVAEENFELYRQELVVSQQLNADVLQMLEYLARQPDMRHPFFNIELLDKKLEGDLDPARRKEMLTQKGVLHFIVEEFNAAARCFEASGVGYAERMLPVARDFATLKPDDIALLKEEELAIMFGTSQPIFKQFTYYTYLHHMRRRPNPALDGYAVLAGTMLEEMNGPRPHSVVPLDISTGKSGSVLDLSGKPYSRYKLLIPGVLYANVLEPYSFERLDVSDTPLTDLVELEDLKVKTLRMVNLKWMTSTLHIIPRLKRMGVETLIVEQGRFTGNLKKQLERNLTLVEE is encoded by the coding sequence ATGAAATACGATGAGATTAAGCCTGATGTATTAGCCGACCTGTATGATGCGGATGAAGAAAGCCTTTCTGCTGCTGAACGGGAACAGCTGACGCCGATCCTGAATTCGCTGAAGGATTTCGGGGAGCGGTATGAAATTCCGGAGCAGATCGGTAAAGGGGCGGAAAAGGAAATTTTCCGGGTGTACGATCGGCGGTTGGGCCGGCGGGTGGCACTGGCCTATCCGGTTAAATGCGGATCGAATGAAGATCAGGAACAGTTTCTTCGTGAGGCCCGCCTGACGGCCAATCTGGCGCATCCGAATATTCTTCCGATTCACAACATGGGGATTAATCCTGAAGGTAAGCCGTTTTTCACGATGGAGCTGTTACCGGGGGACAGCCTGAAAGATATTGTTAACGGGCTGAAAAAGCGGGGTCCAGATTATGTTGCGAAGTATCCGCTGGATGTATTGCTGAATATTTACCTGAAGATTTGTGATGCCATGGCCTACGCCCATTCCCGTGGTGTACTTCATCTGGATCTGAAACCGTCGAATATTCGCGTCGGTCCGTTCGGAGATGTATTTGTCTGCGATTGGGGGCTTGCACGGATTGTGTATTCCGAAGATTCCGGTGAGCTGGAGCCCGGGGAACTGGACGGCGATGAGCTGAATGATTTTACCCTGTCGGGAACACTGAAAGGAACGCCCGGTTTTATGGCCCCGGAGCAGGCCGATGGTTCGTCCTCCAAGACGGTGCAGACGGATGTTTATGCCTTAGGGGCGATTCTGTATATGCTGCTGGTGTATGAAATTCCGGTGCCGGGAGAATCCGCCCATGAAGTTATTGAACAAACGCTTCATGGCGGTGTGATTCCTCCCCGGCGCAGGACCGGCCACACAGGATGTTCAGTCAGCCTTGAGGCGGTGGCGATGAGGGCGCTTTCGTTGAAACCGGCTGAACGATATAAAACGGTCAAGGAACTGCAGGTCGATATTTCATATTACATGAGCGGATTTCCAACACAGGCTGAGCAGGCCGGTATGATGCGTCGGATTGTGCTGCTCACGCAACGGCATGCCCTGTTGGCTTTACTGTCTGTATTGTCGTTGATCATTCTGGTGGGGATGGCGGCTGCGGCGATTATCCGTGTGGACATTGAACGGAATGTGGCGGTGAAAGCGCGAGGGGTGGCGGAGGAAAACTTTGAGTTATACCGTCAGGAACTGGTGGTTTCGCAGCAGCTGAACGCGGATGTCCTGCAGATGCTGGAATACCTGGCGCGTCAACCGGACATGCGGCATCCGTTTTTTAATATTGAGCTACTGGATAAAAAACTGGAGGGGGATCTTGATCCGGCTCGGCGAAAGGAAATGCTGACCCAGAAGGGGGTTCTTCATTTTATTGTAGAGGAATTCAATGCGGCTGCCCGCTGTTTCGAGGCATCGGGGGTAGGCTATGCCGAACGCATGCTGCCGGTCGCCCGCGATTTTGCAACCCTTAAACCGGATGACATCGCATTGCTGAAAGAAGAAGAACTGGCTATCATGTTCGGTACTTCCCAACCGATTTTCAAGCAGTTCACCTATTACACCTATCTGCACCACATGCGGCGGCGGCCGAACCCCGCCCTGGATGGGTATGCAGTTCTGGCCGGTACCATGCTGGAAGAGATGAATGGCCCCCGTCCGCATTCCGTTGTTCCCCTGGACATTTCAACCGGGAAATCCGGATCTGTTCTCGATCTGTCCGGAAAACCTTACAGCCGATATAAACTGCTTATTCCCGGGGTGTTGTATGCCAATGTATTGGAACCGTATTCGTTTGAACGGCTGGATGTCAGTGATACGCCGTTGACTGACCTGGTGGAACTGGAGGATCTCAAGGTAAAAACCCTGCGGATGGTCAACCTGAAATGGATGACGTCCACCCTCCACATTATACCCCGACTGAAACGCATGGGGGTGGAGACGCTTATTGTCGAACAGGGCAGGTTTACAGGAAACCTGAAGAAGCAGCTGGAGCGGAACCTCACCCTGGTTGAAGAATAA